The genomic DNA CATCGCGGGCGGACCGGCGGCCTCGATCCGGCTCAGCAGCGAGGCCTCGTCCAGTCGCGCCTCCACCTTGGCCAGGCCCTGCATGAAGTCGCCCGACAGACCCTCGACCAGCGAGGCGGCGGCGGGCTCGATGCGCGGCAACAGCTGCGTCTGGATGCGGACCATCAGGGCCTCGCCCTTCTCCGTCAGCGCCAGGCGCTTCGAGCGCTGGTCGCCCGGCGAGCGCCGCGCTTCGACGAAGTCTTCCAGTGTCCCGAGGGCGCGGGTCACCGTGGGTTGGGCCAGATGCAAGCGCTCAGCGAGTTCGCCCACCGTGATCGGGCCGTGCAGGCGGATCGTCATCAGCAGCGACACCTGGGCCGGCTGGACCGGCAGGTCCAGCGATCGGGCCACTTCGACGGCGTCGGCCTGCATCCGCTCGGCCAGGCGCTTGAGCCGGCTACCCAGGAAGCCCACGCCAAACCCCGCCAGAAGATCGATTTCCATGCCGCACCTCCATTTCATAGCACGCTATATAGCTAACTATGAATCAGGATGGAGCGCAAGAGGGCCGACGTGTTCGCCCGCGTGAGGTGGCGGCGGCTCTTGGCGTACGTGAAGGGAGCAAGCACGACGGGTGGTCGTGGGCCCGATAGGCTCATCCGTCGCATGTCGGTATTCCTCGTCCTTCCCGATGGCCGCCGCCTTCCGCTGACGAAGCCCGTGATGTCCGTGGGCTCCGATTCCGCCTGCGACGTCGTCCTCGATGTGTCCGGGGTGAAGGCCAGTCACGCCCTGCTCTTCCGCGACGCGCGCGGTTGGTCCGTCGCTCCCGCGAGCAGGGGCTGTGAGGTGCGCGTGCGCGGCAAGCGCGTGGAACTCGCCCCGCTCCGCCCGGGAGATGCCTTCTCCGTGGGCAGTGCCCTCCTCACCCTCGCCTCCTCCGAGCAGGCCCAGGCTCCAGGGGTGGCCCCGCCCACGGCCACCGCACACGGGAGACTCGTCTCGGTCCTCGCGGGCTTCGCGTCCCGGCTGCTGGTGCAACGCCCTCCCGCGGAGCTGCTGGAGACGGCCATGCGCGGACTCGCGGAGGCGACGGGCGCGGACGTGGGCTTCCTCGTGTCGGCGGAAGGCGCGCGGCGCCACGTGTTGTGCGCCACCGGGCCCGTACCGGAGGCGGCGGTGGTGGACAGTCTGGTGGAGCGGGTGGAGGCCTCGGGAGCACCCGTGCTGGTCGCGGACGTGGCCGCGGACGCGGTGCTGGCCGGAGCGCCGAGCGTCGTGGCCCTGCGCCTCACCTCCGCACTGGTATTGCCCTTGCGCGCGGAGCCCGCGCCGCTCTCGGCCGTGTACCTCGGACGGCGCGTGGGCAGCGCGCCCTTCTCCGCCGTGGAGCTGGAGGAGGCCCTGGCCCTCTCCGCGCTGGCGGCGCTGCTGCTGGCCACCTCGAGAGAGCTGACGGAGCTGCGCGCCCAGGTGGACAACCTCACACAACGAATCGAAGCAGCCACCTTCGAGGGCCTCATCGGCGAGTCGCGACCCATGCGCGAGCTCTACCGGCAGGTGGAGCGGCTGGGGCCCACCTCGCTCAACGTGCTGCTCCAGGGCGAGACAGGCACGGGCAAGGAGGGGGTCGCGCGGGCGCTGCACCGGCGCAGTGGACGGCGCGGGCGGCTGGTGGCCATCAACTGCGCGGCGCTGCCCGAGTCCCTCATCGAGCGGGAGCTGTTCGGCCACGCGCGCGGGGCCTTCTCGGGCGCGGGGTCGGACCGGCCGGGACTGGTGGAGGCGGCGGACGGGGGAACGCTCTTCCTCGACGAAATCGGGGACATGCCGTTCGCCCTCCAGTCGCGGCTGCTGCGAGTGGTGCAGGAGCGGGAGGTGACGCGGTTGGGAGAAAACCACCCGCGCAAGGTGGACATGCGCGTCATCTCGGCCACGCACGTGCCGCTCGAGACCTTGGTGGAGAAGGGAGGCTTCAGGGC from Melittangium boletus DSM 14713 includes the following:
- a CDS encoding bifunctional helix-turn-helix transcriptional regulator/GNAT family N-acetyltransferase, giving the protein MEIDLLAGFGVGFLGSRLKRLAERMQADAVEVARSLDLPVQPAQVSLLMTIRLHGPITVGELAERLHLAQPTVTRALGTLEDFVEARRSPGDQRSKRLALTEKGEALMVRIQTQLLPRIEPAAASLVEGLSGDFMQGLAKVEARLDEASLLSRIEAAGPPAMWARDFSDDLTDAFYRINAEWIADMFALEENDIALLSRPRELILDKGGVVLFAETPELGVVGTCALMVSKDGWVELTKMGVLKSARGLKVGEFLLAKTLERASSLGFGKVYLLTNKKCAAAIHLYEKLGFVHDAEIMRLFGARYERCDVAMSYRPRG
- a CDS encoding sigma 54-interacting transcriptional regulator gives rise to the protein MSVFLVLPDGRRLPLTKPVMSVGSDSACDVVLDVSGVKASHALLFRDARGWSVAPASRGCEVRVRGKRVELAPLRPGDAFSVGSALLTLASSEQAQAPGVAPPTATAHGRLVSVLAGFASRLLVQRPPAELLETAMRGLAEATGADVGFLVSAEGARRHVLCATGPVPEAAVVDSLVERVEASGAPVLVADVAADAVLAGAPSVVALRLTSALVLPLRAEPAPLSAVYLGRRVGSAPFSAVELEEALALSALAALLLATSRELTELRAQVDNLTQRIEAATFEGLIGESRPMRELYRQVERLGPTSLNVLLQGETGTGKEGVARALHRRSGRRGRLVAINCAALPESLIERELFGHARGAFSGAGSDRPGLVEAADGGTLFLDEIGDMPFALQSRLLRVVQEREVTRLGENHPRKVDMRVISATHVPLETLVEKGGFRADLLFRLEEVRVDVPPLRERGDDVLLIAHHVLLQEGRRARGLTQKATEALRGHPFPGNVRELVSRVRRAAILASGERLGPEDLELGGDDAPLTPLDEARDAFVQRYVREAITRSGGSKKEAAQALGIGLRSLFRYLGEGD